The Cynocephalus volans isolate mCynVol1 chromosome 5, mCynVol1.pri, whole genome shotgun sequence genomic sequence TGCCACAAATCTGTTTATATCCCAGCTATGACACTGTGGAAGGTTATCTAGCTAACCTCCACTTTCTTATCTGTTAAATAAGAGGAAGGATGCCCATCTTGCAAGGTTTTTGTGAGGACTGCAGATATTGCATAACATGGCTCTGCAGGCCATCCTGTCTCTGTCCCCAGTACTACTTAATTCAGCATTGCAGTGTGAACACAGCTCTAGACAGTACAGAGAAGAATgtacatggctgtgttccaacatAACTTTTTATGGATACTGAAATTTGGATTCCATATGAATCTCATGTATCACAAAATGTAATTCATCTTTTGATTTCCCCCCCACCCATTTAAAAacgtaaaaaccattcttagcttgaagttacagaaaaacaaacagcagATCAGATTTGGCCCATGGTCCCTGGTTTCTAGACCACTGCCCTGATGAATACCTGGtaaatagtaagtgctcagtataGGGTAATTTTATGTTACACTTATATACACGAAAGACATTGATTGCAATATAAATAATGCATAAAATGGACAGAGACCACCAAATATGAACACTAAAGCAATGTTCAGTATCGTAGATATAACATTATTTCATCCATGTGGCTTTCTTGAGGAGAATGACAGTCCCATATTGCTCTGTGGAGCAGTCCAGTACCGGGCAGGCTCAAGGTTTACTGTTATGGTTAAGTCCTTCATCTACTGTGAACCTTTTCAACTCGGAGAGCTAAGTTGGGAGTAGGAAGGGAAGCTGTTCTAGCCTCTCTGAGGGTGCTTTGGGTATCACTGCTGATGTGACTGACAGGTTTAGGATAGAGAATCAAGAGCTTTTGAAGAAAAAGCACTGACTTAAATATACTTACAAGTTAAATTGCATTTCAGTGATAGAGCTTTCCAGTCACTTTTTGTCCTGACACTTCAATACTTaacttgaaaatgttttgaacatTTAAACACACCAAGAAGTGGTGTAACAGAGTGCTCAgtagcacaggctctggagtcagactaccTAGAGCCAGgccttgctggctgtgtgaccttagacaagttaattaatctctctgacttccatatcctataaaatgtggataataataatgGTTCAAATGCCTGCACGTGTTGTGAAGTCTAGATGAATTAGTGCAGCATCTAGAAGGTAAGAGCTACATAAACAGTTATTAGCCAGAGAGGCAAACGTAGGCTGTGACATTTCGTGACAGAGTAAGTTATGGGTTGTACAACATTTCTGGGTGTAAAAAGAACTCGTTTCTGTACTAGCTGGTCGTAGAAAACGTCAAGGGCGAGGGGTGCGTTCGGGCTGCCCAGAGCTGACCCCTCTTCCTGCGCTCGTCTCCAGGAGCCGGCCCACTTCGACCCCTTCTGTGAGTGGCCCGACGGCTACGTGCGCTTCATCTACAGCCGCGACGAGGAGAAGGCGCGGCGCCACCTGAGTGGCTGGGCCATGCGCAACATCAACAACCACCACGGCCACATCCTCAAGAAGTCGTGCCTGGGCGTGGTGCTGTGCGCGCGGGCCTGCGCCCTGCCCGGCAGCGCCCGCCTGCAGCTGCGGCCAGCCATCTGCGACAAGGCGCGCCTCAAGCAGCAGCGTGAGGGCGCGGCCCGGGAGGGCTCTGTCCCCAGCTCCTGTCCCCTTTCTTCCTTCAGAAGGGTCTGGGGGAGGCATTGCTATGATTTCTTCTTCTGGGCTTTGCAGAGAAAGCGTGCCCCCACTGTCACTCTGCTTTGGAGTTGATGCCCTGTCGAGGGCACAGCGGATACCCTGTAACCAATTTCTGGCGGCTTGAGGGCAACGCGATATTTTTTCAGGTAGGTGGGTGAGAAcatgtttcgttttgttttgttttccctggccagtacagggatcaaacctggacctcggtgttatcggcaccttgctctaaccaactgagaacaCAATGTGATGGATATTTTTCATCAGACCATTTAGAGACCAAGTCGCTTGCGATGTGCCTTGGCAGCTCTAAAGCAAACAAACTACAGCTCCAGTGGCCAGAAATAGGTGCTGGAGCTCCCCAGGGACCTACAGAAGCCCAGGAATTCACTCACCTACTGTGTTCTTTAAGGGCCAGAGATAGTGAACCAAGGTATAGTCATAGTTCATTTAATACAGTGAAAGGATTGTGGGTGATCTTTTAAGATGTCTATTATTCATGCTGTTTTATTTGTTCAAGaattttttctctgtcattttagaaaacaagaacaaaaacttgGGATCTTGGGAAAGGCATCATAAATTTTTGGCCAACATTGCCAGCTTCCTTTAGAGGAATAAATAACATGTGATTTATTTCTTCACTAATGCAGGCCAAGGGAGTTCATGATCACCCAAGACCAGAGAGTAAATCAGAGACGGAAGCTAGAAGAAGTGCCATCAAGAGACAGATGGCCTCTTTTTACCAGccccagaaaaagagaaatcagcAATCCGAGGTAACGGAGAGCTGGCATTCCACAGGGGTCTGTATTCATTTCAGGACAAGATAGACTGATTATgtgtaatataaatattatatgtttACAACAGTTtgattttatatgaaaattatatatctCTAACAATATATTAAGTCAATGTTTGGGTAAGGTTTCTAATCCCttcctaaaaacaaacaacaaaggaCCTCTACTAGTAATAATCAAGTCAGGATGTGTGCTGACATCCTTCTACAAGGACAGTTATCCAACAGCAATAAAGAAACCTGTGCATACCAACAGGGAGTTAACAGTGCACCCCTGAGCCAGTCCTTGACATATTTACACAGGAACAGATAACATCTCTTTGGGTTACTTGGTCTGGTTTGGCCTTTCAACAAAAGCGTGCCAAGCAGGCAGAGTGGTAATGTGAGGATAACAGAAACTGACCTTGTTCATGCACTTCCTACGTATCAAGCACATATCTAGGAATTTCACACATTTAATGGTCACAGAAACCCTATGAAGATGTTACTATTATTAAACCCCATTTCTAAAATGAGGactctgaagctcagagaggttaagtaacttataaGTAAGGGTCAGAGgcaggattcgaacccaggtTTATGTGACTCCTGAATCTACACTACTGTGAAAACAGTATGAGTGAGAACAGGACCACTTCCCACTCAGACCCATCCTGCCTGGCTACAGTGGACCCCTCACTCAGTAGTGTGGTTGTCGTGCCCGAGTGAGCTCAAGCTTAGCAACCCCAGGACCACGTGCCTGAATCATGTCCCTGAGCAGTGCGGTATTCACAGCACAGAGCCCACCAACtggaagtttctttttatttacttggttGGCTATTACTACAAGTGAGGGTGTCCATGCAATTTACATAccatatgtctgttttgttttttgtttgtttgtttgtttgtttgtttaggcaGGAGAGAATCAAGACAACAGTGAACATTTCAACAACATACCTCCCCTAGAAAATTTGGAACTGTTTGATATAATTACTGACACCGGTTTCCCTATTCCAGGGCAGCCTTGCCCCTCCTTCCCAAACTCTGATGCTTACAAAGCTACCTGTGACCCAGCCACCTTTCAAGGGGACATAATGACCCCCTTTCAAAAATGTTCAAACCCAAGAATCTGTTTGCCCAGGCCAGCTTGCAGCTATGAATTGGCAGGCCCTGGCTTTACAAGTTTGAGCTCCTGTCCCACCCTTTATAAAGATTCCACCAGTGTCCCTAATGATGCAGACTGGATTCATCTGAACCCACTACAACATAATGTCAATTCATACAGCAGCTATGAGAGAGGCTTTGATTTCACTAGTAAACAACATGGCTGGAAACCAGCACTTGGAAAACCTGGTATTGGGAAGAGGACTGACCATGGGCAGTTCCAGACCATGGCCCCTCACCCTTGTTATAACTCAGAGCTTTCCTGCAGGTACCTCACGACTACCCCACCAGGTGCCCCTGCCTTACAGACCgtgatcaccaccaccaccaaagtgTCCTACCAAGCCTACCAGCCACCTGCTCTGAAATACAGTGACAATGTGCAAGAGGTTAAGAGCCTTTCAAGCTGTAACTGTGCTTCTGAAAATGCGCCAATGTCCATGTATCCAGAAGCCTTGGAACCTCCAGCTACAGTCACCAGGGCAGCCTCTCCAGCAGGGTCACTTCCTTTGAAACTTTCAGGAGATTGCCGGGCCATCAGACCCACTTTGGCTTTCCCTCAAAAGTCAGCTTCCTCCAGGACAGATGGAGTAGAGACTTGGGATGTGTGTCTATCTGTGTTGGGCTCTGCAATTAGTTGCTCGGACAGAGTGGATCCATTCTTTAGCTATGAcaatgaggatttttaaaaggcagtcCAAGGGACAACATAGTATTGATGCATGTGCAGGCAATGAAACATGAAATGGCAACTATCGTGTTGAATTGGGAGATTCATACTGCAGGCACAGAAATATAGATAGTGGTAAAAATGCTGATTAGCTGAGGAAATGATCAGTCAGAAATGTTTAGATAATATCAGAAAATTTCACACACCTTTTTGAAACCAACTAGAGTACGTAGAAGTAGTCCAGAGGTGTGACTTTCACAATTGCACAAATAAACAAACTGGAGACCATGAAGGTTAAATACAGTTTTAACTTAGCTTATTAGCTGGAGTAGAAGTCAAGAATCCTGATTCTAAGTCTTTCCCTTCAGATCATATTAGGGAATTTCACACATCCTTATTTGGTCCTTAGAGGCTGCCAAAATGACTTCAGGAAGAAATCTTTGCAATCttatcaaaaatttcatgaaatttttgtttaTCATGTAGAACCTGTTAAAATAGCATCAGGAAGTGATTTTGATCATTTTATCTCCGAAGTATGTAtctaccactttttaaaaaaatttttataaatctctgGCAACGTTAAAGtgcaattgtttttaaaaagaattttggtTTTCAGTATTAATTGAATACCTTTTAATAACGTGATGGTTGTTATAACAGAAACAGCCTAACAATTGTGTTTATTTAGTGGTTTATTCttgttctaaatatattttttctgattacgTTTCAAAATTAGGATTGACATATAGCTTTACTGTTCCTTTGTTAGTCTTCATTAACGTAATCGATAATGTTGtacaattaaatgtaataaagacattttaaagtaatGTAGCTGAtgcttgagttatttcaaaacagaaatagaaaaaatatttttcatattgtgaCCTCGAAACCgttgttataaaatattaaaacttattaGTTTGGCAGTTTTGTAGTTAATTTTAGAAATACCCGTTTGCTGTTCTCTCATAACAGAACCCTCCTGAACATTTGGAGAGTGCACACACAGATTCTTGCATTGCTCCCAATActtaatgaaaatattcaattttCAAATAATGATAAACTACAAAAGAGGGAATTTTTGATAACACGGGGAGAGACATCTTCAAATTTGCATAAAATACCAATTTGCATAACTAAATTGCAGTAAGTCAGATGCAATTTTAAATCATTGAGTGTTCTAGGTGGGCCTCCTGATTCATAGATCCCTAACACCCTGACGTGAATACGTGCAGCTCTCACCACAAGACTAACTGAGTACGAGCGCACGCCTATGATTTCCCAGCCAACGTTTTCTCAAAGGAGAGGATGCCTCATATACTCATGGGCTATTTTGTCCTGTAGACGTCCATTGCCAAGACCGACAGCTTATCATTATAGCTAACATTCTTATAggacttaccatgtgccagacactgttctaagccctgaacatatattaacttatttaatacaGCTGTCCCCTGGGCCACCTCAGAAAGGTGGAATGACATACAGTGAGTGGGAGGCCTGGGATTTCAATCCAGGTTGTCTCCAGAGTCCGTGTTCTTAACCAATACATTATACTAGATTTGATTATAGTCATTTAtcaacaaaatttcatttatactAAAGTGTTGTACTTGACAAAGAGTGGTGAGTTTTATTACTTGGAGGTGTCTGTGTTTCAAAATGGGACCTGAGGAATCTGAGgaagacagggaggaggaggcaggggtgggaatGAGCAGACATGGTTGGAGGCCCAGAGGCAAGTATTTCCCAAAGCGTGGTACGAGGGTGCCCTGGGGTACAGGTGTGTCTAGACAGTCCACAGATATTGTAATAGTTACAGATATATTTTAACGTATAgcaggaaatatataaataatgcatTCAACCTATGATTTCTGGATATTTTTGCCCAAAGTAAAAtagattttgcttttgtttatttgaaagcaAAGCAacttaaggaaaaatattaagcaaataatACTACAGGTATCACAAGGAAATGCCAAAAGTCATCAAAATGGTTTGAGGACTACTGAAAAATGAGACATACTGCCCTCAAGCAAGGGACCAGGGGCTGAAGGGAAATGGCTCAGCTGAAAGGGGGAAATGGTGATGACAACAGACGCTATAAAGCAGGAGCTGATGGGGCAGCAAGCTCAGGTGTGACTTTTCACAGCTGAGAGCTGAACCACAGTCCCAAGGAGCTCAGACAGGAGGTGCTGGGTGCCGAGGCTGTGACATACgtcattctctctctgtctctctctctctcttttttttggcagctggctggatcAGGggtcagaacccttgaccttggtgttattgttCTGATCAGCCTATGAACCAGAACTAGCCAAGCCTGCTGCTGGACCCAGGACTCCATCAGCAGTTGAGAGCAGAAGAAGGTAGAACAAAGGAGGGGAGGCCAGGTTGAGAGCTGACCCCTTTGATCAAGGCAGTCTTCCCCAGGTAGACCTCCCCAGTGCCAAGGGACACTAAACAAAAACATGAGTTACTCATGTagttgattgaattatgtccccccaaatctcactgaagcttgaattgtgtcccccaagttttatgtattagaaacttaaccctcaccgtgactgttaagaggatgagaggtcctattacggtaattgaaacatggagccttgaagaggagattggattgtaggaacatgaagtagtgaatggattaaaaatggcggtcaggggcatagttctgagggctttaaaagaagaagagagtctgcctctctctctgcactctctgcttccaccatcttgcaatgtgagacccctgggtcactgtttccaccactagatggactttggacttcccagcctcagaaactgtaagcaataaatttcattttctttataaatcagccagtttcagttattctgttatagcaacacaaaatggactaatacagtgatgctgacctcataatgagtttggaagaattccattttctgagtttttttgtcTAGTTGGAGAGGAATtgtcattaattcttttttaacagtttggtagaattcagcactgaatccatctggttctgggattttctttgttgaaagattgctgatttctgattcaatctcattattcattattggtctattcaggtattctgtttcttcttgattcagtcttggttgGTTATATGTGtgcagaaatttatacatttcctctaggttttccagtttgttgatATAGTTGTtcgtaatagtctctaatgattctttccatttctgtggtatcaattgtaatgtttcctgtgctggccagttagctcagttggttagagcacagggctgataacaccaaggtcttgtgtttgatctctgtaccagccagcatgaaaaaaaacaaaggttgtaatgtctccttttatacttctgattttatttgaaacttctctcatttctttcttagtctgtctaatggtttgtcaattttatcttttcaaaaaaacaacctttCATTTCATCGaagtttttgtattatttctttgactgtctttaattctgctctgatttttattacttctttttgtctactaattttgggattggaatGTTCTcgtttttctaatttcttgaggCGCATTGTTAGATAGTTTATGTGAAATCATTTACTTTTTTGAAGTAACTTGTTGCTATAAAGTTCCCTGTTAGgactgctttttgttttctctattcatttgtttccaaaaattttttacttccttcttAGTTTCCTCTTTGATCCATTGTGTTCAAAGcatggtgtttaattttcatgtacttgtaagttttcaaagttctttggctattaacttctagttttatttcattgtggtctggTAAGATATTTACTataatttcagctttttaaaatttgttgaaacttggtTTGTAGCCTAACATGTGGCCTACCCTAGATAAtcttccatgtgctcatgagaaaaatgtgtattctggagttgtatgaaatgttctgtagttatctattaggtccatttggtctatagtgtagtttaaatccaatgtttcttttttggttttctgtctagatgatctgacTAATCCCACGAGAGGGGTGTTGAGgtttccaactattattgtattgcagtcTGTCTCTACCTTTAGAgccattaatatttgctttatatagctgggaactctgatgttgggtgcatatatttacaactgttatATACAcctgttgaattgatccctttatcattatataatgctcttctttgtctctttttatagtattttttgtttgttttaaagtctattttctttgtaataagTGTAGCTACTCCtacttggttttggtttccatttgcatggaatatatttttccatctctttacatTTAGTCAACTTCTGTCTTTAAAAGTGAAGCGAGTTtattgaaggcagcatataattagatcttgttttttcatccattcagccagtctacatttttaaatggtgaatttaatccatttacattcaaggttgttattaaaaggtgtgGTCTTATACcagacattttgttaattgttttatggTTAGTTTATTTaacctttgttcctttctttctcttttattgtttgtctttgctatttATTGGTTTTATGTAGtggtaagatataatttctttttctttctcatttgtgtatctgctcgatcagtgagttttattctttcatgtttaTCATGATGGTAGTTATTGTTGTTCTTCTTCCAAATGTAGGCATCCCTTAAGGATTTCTAATAAGGCTGTTCTAGTGGTGATGAGttccctgtttttatttttctgggaaacacactatttctccttcatatctgaaggacagctttgctgggtattgtattcttggctggcagggtttttttcaaCACTTTTAATATGTtattccattctctcctggcctgcaaggtctctgttgagaattctgcttTTAGTgcgatggggattcccttataagtgacttgatgcttttcttttgctctttttagtatgctttctctgtctttgacttttgacagtttcacTACAATGTGCCTCACAAAGTACCTTTTTAGGGTTAAATCTgtttttgggatctttgagcctcttagaTATGGAAATTCATATCTCTTGCCAAACattggaagttttcagctattattttgttaaataggatTTGATGCCTTTTTcctactcttttctttctgagacaCCCCTAATGTGGGtgtactgaatgtttgtgtacttaatgTTGTCTCATAAATCTCATagacattcttctttcttttttattctttttttctttacatccaactgggttatttcaaaagacctaTCTCCAAGTTCAAAAATAATTCTTCTGCTTGATATAGCCTGTTGCTTAAGTCCTaggttgtttcttttattttatttaatgaattcttcaattccaagatttctgctttgttctttttaatgatatttatctctttcttgaatttctcattgtttttctgattttgataaatTGTCTATCAATGTGCTCTTACTTCTTgtagagtttccttaagattattatgtTAAATTCCTTTCAGGCACTtcatctatttccttttctttgggctCTGATACTAGAGAAttgttatattcttttggtggtgtcatgttcccttttttttttttcatgtttcttgttacccatacattgatgtctgggtatctagttttttctaattttctggagtagccattgaagggagagactctttcctgtaaatattttatgtttgattCTGGATGAACACAGTACTGTTGtctctgtgtgattttttttgaCTGTGTTCGATGTCAGAGTTGCCAAGCGAGTGCTTCTTTGGTGTAGGCACTCAGGCATATAGCAGCTTCTCACTGGAGTGGTGCACTGGGCAAGATTTCAGGGGTTGAGACCCTGGGAGATGCTCTGGTACACTCAGTGACTCCTCAGCTGGAGTAGGCAACCCTGGTTGGCATCTATAGGGTCACAGTCAAGACTTTGGGGCTCCAGAAATGGTGCTATGGCAATTAGCTTGTATTAGCTgttttttgctgctataacagaatacctgaatttgggtaatttataaagaaaagatgtttatttcacttatgattctggggcagctaCATATGGCACAGACCTCTGTCTGATTCCACTCATGCAGAAGGCAGAGGGTAGTCTGTTGGTGCAAAGAGAtgacatggtgagagaggaagcaagagataaGAGGCAGAGGAAGTGCCAGTCTCCTTTTAAaaaccagctctcttgggaaataataaagtgagaactcccTCACTCACACCCCTCACATCCCCATTCAGGGAATGCATTAaactattcatgagggatccacaccCAGGACACAAACACCTCCTAACATTatcacattgggaatcagatttcaacatgtgattttggggggataaatatatccaaactatatcactgCTTTTCCTCTGCTAAAGTGGGTTGGGTTTCTGGGGAAATGGGTGGGACTGTAGAGCCCTGGAGAAGCACTGGGGCACTCTGCATCTCCTCAGCAGAATTAAGTGACCTGGGTGGGCTTGGATTCCCAAGAGATACATTGGTTCCCTTTGTCTTGGGAGTGGTCTCCCCAGTGTGATGGGCCTCCTGTTCCCAGGGGTGCAGGGTGCTTTGGGCTTTTGTGTGCAGGAGTAACAGTATAATGAGGGGGCTATTGGTCCCTTGTCTGAATGCACTCTGGTGTTGGCTCTGATCCCCAAATGGCAACTTGCTCTGGCAGTCTGCATTCCAGAAAATGGGAGTCTCACTGTGAATTCCCTTTCTGGAATCATGCAGTTACATGGACTCCAATCAGCTTCCTATACTGGGATCATGGCCTGCAAAGGGAGTGTGGCTCTCTTGTAGCTAAGATCACAGGTGTCTGTGGTGTGGGTGTAGATGTTGGGAATTTTTTGACTGGCTATTCCCCACAGGAAAGAGTTTCTCCTGGCTCCAAGCCAATCCTGGTTCAGCACTTCACTTGTCTTCTATGCTGTCATCCTGAGTTCCCGAGTCTCAGGAGGTCTTTTTCACTCTTGCTGAATTCCGATATTTTCTCCTAAACACTATTCaatgtgtgtattagtctgtttctgttgcttatagcaaaatacctgaaactgggtgattaataaagaaaatgaaatttattccttactgtTTCAGAAGCTGTggagtccaaagttcagggaacacatttggtgaaggcgttggtggtggtgacagtgatggagCATTCTCACATGAcaggaaatggtggagcagagagagcaacctCATtgttcactttccttttaaagacctcagaaccatgcccctgaccaccattattaatccattcactagtacatggtcctacaatctaatcacatcttcaaggccccaccttttgattactgtgataggatttccaaccctcaacAGTTATGTAGGTATTAaaatttgggaggacattcaacccaaggcaacgTGTGAttatcttttgttgttttgaactTTGTGTCAGAGGTGAGAGCCGGGTGCCTTTAGTCAGTCATTTTGAACTGGGcctcttcattcttttgatggctaaataatattccatcatatgaatacaccacattttgtttatacagtcatcagttgatggacatttgtgttgtttcttcatttttgctGTTATTAATAATGGTGCTGTGAACAATCGTTTATAAATTTTGgggtgaacatatgtttttatgaGTAGATatccaggagtggaattgttagGTCAATGGTAACTATTTGTATAGCTTTTTGAgtaactgccagactgttttcaaaGTGGTGGcgccattttatattctcaccagcaatgtatgaaggttctgaaaacacttattattatctttttttaaaaattataactattCTAGTGGGTGTAAAGTAGATtgtaaaattctctcttcttaaCATAACTACTGGAAGTCAAAAGTCAATGGAAtggtatatttaaagaaaataatgccaATTCAGCATTATATGCTTAGTAAAAATGTACTTCAAACTTCATTTGAGATTGttggaagatggcagactagagaaACCTAGGATGCATCTCTTCCACAGAAGACAGAACAGGCCTACCGTTACCAACATTTCACTTGCTAGTGACATTGTCAGGACCCGGGACCATTGCCTGCCTTCCCACTATGAGTTTCACCCCATTCCATGCTGCATTGCCTGCAGTGCAGCTCCAGCTGGTGTTATTGCTGGAAGTCATCCAAAGCAGTGCTACAGCTTTGACTAGGCCAGACATGTACAGAATCCCTTTCCACACTACTGCACCAATCAGCCTGAACATGCACAGGTCCCTTGCTGCAGCTGCCTGCAGTGCAGTGGCCTTTGCTAGTAGCTGTCTA encodes the following:
- the LOC134377820 gene encoding chorion-specific transcription factor GCMb-like, with amino-acid sequence MPADAVQGRVCSYGMKLNWDINDPQMPQEPAHFDPFCEWPDGYVRFIYSRDEEKARRHLSGWAMRNINNHHGHILKKSCLGVVLCARACALPGSARLQLRPAICDKARLKQQQKACPHCHSALELMPCRGHSGYPVTNFWRLEGNAIFFQAKGVHDHPRPESKSETEARRSAIKRQMASFYQPQKKRNQQSEAGENQDNSEHFNNIPPLENLELFDIITDTGFPIPGQPCPSFPNSDAYKATCDPATFQGDIMTPFQKCSNPRICLPRPACSYELAGPGFTSLSSCPTLYKDSTSVPNDADWIHLNPLQHNVNSYSSYERGFDFTSKQHGWKPALGKPGIGKRTDHGQFQTMAPHPCYNSELSCRYLTTTPPGAPALQTVITTTTKVSYQAYQPPALKYSDNVQEVKSLSSCNCASENAPMSMYPEALEPPATVTRAASPAGSLPLKLSGDCRAIRPTLAFPQKSASSRTDGVETWDVCLSVLGSAISCSDRVDPFFSYDNEDF